From Microbacterium sp. LWH11-1.2, one genomic window encodes:
- a CDS encoding ABC transporter substrate-binding protein: MSSRRSTSVIAIGAVALLALAGCSGGNSANNGDQSSGSDSLVIDTAFSIETADPGHTYDPTGNMIAKALYETLVDFEGSDVSTPVPGLASWEQNDAATEFTFTLEGDRVFSDGSPIEAKDVVFTLQRIQGMTEAKPNFLLGGLTITEVDDKTISFVSETPLLQLPAILANPALGIVNSDVVIENGGTTDGADTAQGFLDGESAGSGPFVLDTLDLSSQVVLTKNDEYNGDEESAYSRVVVRNVSESATQLANLKGGDSMVAMDLNGDQVAGLGDDLRASSVPSGQTIFLLLNQSDAVAGELANVKIAEAIRYSLDYDALLELAGAGAVQATGVIPPGFEGALDSGVEQDLDKAKAALAEAGYTGQTLKLQFPNDYPVGGVEFTPLAERIQAQLEEAGIAVELAPAPFATELDAYVNGTEGFGLWFWGPDYADSANFLPFAPGLKVGLRAGWAAEANPEIAGIAAGAASATDEAVRADAFTSFAEAMQAEGPFVPLIVPGRNIATAGDVAGAVYNSVWEMDIAEITPAG; this comes from the coding sequence ATGTCGTCACGTCGCAGCACGTCAGTCATCGCGATCGGAGCGGTCGCGCTCCTCGCGCTCGCCGGTTGCTCGGGAGGCAACTCCGCCAATAACGGCGACCAGTCCTCGGGCTCGGATTCGCTCGTCATCGACACCGCGTTCTCGATCGAGACGGCCGACCCGGGGCACACCTACGACCCGACCGGCAACATGATCGCGAAGGCCCTGTACGAGACCCTCGTCGACTTCGAGGGCTCCGACGTCTCGACCCCCGTCCCCGGTCTCGCGTCGTGGGAGCAGAACGACGCCGCGACGGAGTTCACCTTCACGCTCGAGGGCGACCGCGTCTTCTCCGACGGTTCGCCGATCGAGGCGAAGGACGTCGTCTTCACGCTGCAGCGCATCCAGGGCATGACCGAGGCCAAGCCGAACTTCCTCCTCGGCGGCCTCACCATCACCGAGGTCGACGACAAGACGATCTCGTTCGTCTCCGAGACCCCGCTCCTGCAGCTGCCCGCGATCCTCGCGAACCCTGCGCTCGGCATCGTCAACTCCGACGTCGTGATCGAGAACGGCGGCACCACCGACGGCGCCGACACGGCACAGGGCTTCCTCGACGGCGAGTCCGCCGGCTCCGGGCCCTTCGTGCTCGACACCCTCGACCTCAGCTCGCAGGTCGTGCTGACGAAGAACGACGAGTACAACGGCGACGAGGAGTCGGCCTACTCCCGCGTCGTCGTCCGCAACGTCTCGGAGAGCGCCACGCAGCTCGCCAACCTCAAGGGCGGCGACTCGATGGTCGCGATGGACCTGAACGGCGACCAGGTCGCCGGTCTCGGCGACGACCTCAGGGCCTCGTCCGTTCCCTCGGGCCAGACGATCTTCCTGCTGCTCAACCAGTCGGATGCCGTCGCCGGTGAGCTCGCGAACGTGAAGATCGCCGAGGCGATCCGGTACTCGCTCGACTACGACGCCCTGCTCGAGCTGGCGGGTGCCGGCGCGGTCCAGGCGACCGGCGTCATCCCGCCCGGATTCGAGGGCGCTCTCGACTCCGGCGTGGAGCAGGACCTCGACAAGGCCAAGGCCGCGCTCGCCGAGGCCGGCTACACGGGTCAGACGCTGAAGCTGCAGTTCCCGAACGACTACCCGGTCGGCGGCGTGGAGTTCACGCCGCTCGCGGAGCGCATCCAGGCGCAGCTCGAGGAGGCCGGCATCGCGGTCGAACTCGCTCCCGCACCGTTCGCCACCGAGCTCGACGCCTACGTGAACGGCACCGAGGGCTTCGGCCTCTGGTTCTGGGGCCCGGACTACGCGGACTCCGCGAACTTCCTCCCCTTCGCCCCGGGTCTCAAGGTCGGCCTGCGCGCCGGCTGGGCCGCCGAGGCCAACCCGGAGATCGCCGGGATCGCCGCGGGTGCCGCCAGCGCGACCGATGAGGCCGTGCGTGCCGACGCCTTCACCTCGTTCGCCGAGGCGATGCAGGCCGAGGGCCCGTTCGTCCCGCTGATCGTCCCCGGCCGCAACATCGCGACCGCGGGCGACGTGGCCGGTGCCGTGTACAACTCCGTCTGGGAGATGGACATCGCCGAGATCACCCCGGCCGGCTGA
- a CDS encoding ABC transporter permease gives MTTVAVQRQAQRRRSPLVGYLLRRAGTSLLLLVGVTIVTFALTNLVPGDPVSAALGEGASQNPATREAFIKANGLDQPLFVQYFIYMGNLLRGDLGTSLVTGRPVTSDLATAVPATIEIAIGAIILSLAVSIVLGTLAAYRRGLVTDQVIRVVTLVGLSVPTFWLALVSFYVFFLELRIAPGSGRISPSITPPPRITGLYTVDYLLNGDGVGFFDALAHLALPVLVLSLVTIGLLTRFIRTSVLEVLGSDYVRAARAKGLPAMRVILDYVLRGASLPILTIVGVAFGSLLSGTVLVESVFAWPGLGTYAYNSAANLDLPGIMGVGLVVGVIYLLINFVVDLLYGVLDPRVRIA, from the coding sequence ATGACGACGGTGGCGGTGCAGAGGCAGGCGCAGCGGCGCAGATCGCCTCTGGTCGGGTACCTGCTGCGGCGGGCCGGAACCTCCCTGCTCCTGCTGGTGGGCGTGACGATCGTCACGTTCGCGCTCACCAACCTGGTGCCGGGAGACCCGGTCTCGGCGGCGCTCGGTGAGGGCGCGTCGCAGAACCCGGCGACTCGCGAGGCCTTCATCAAGGCCAACGGACTCGACCAGCCGCTGTTCGTGCAGTACTTCATCTATATGGGGAACCTGCTCCGCGGGGACCTCGGCACGTCGCTGGTGACCGGTCGCCCGGTCACCAGCGACCTCGCCACCGCGGTGCCGGCGACGATCGAGATCGCGATCGGCGCGATCATCCTGAGCCTCGCGGTCAGCATCGTGCTCGGCACCCTCGCGGCCTACCGCCGCGGCCTCGTGACCGACCAGGTCATCCGCGTCGTGACGCTCGTCGGACTGAGCGTGCCGACCTTCTGGCTGGCGCTCGTCAGCTTCTACGTGTTCTTCCTCGAGCTGCGCATCGCGCCGGGGTCGGGGCGCATCTCGCCCTCGATCACCCCGCCGCCGCGGATCACGGGCCTCTACACCGTCGACTACCTCCTGAACGGCGACGGCGTCGGCTTCTTCGATGCACTCGCCCACCTCGCCCTCCCGGTCCTGGTGCTGTCGCTCGTCACGATCGGCCTGCTGACCCGCTTCATCCGCACCTCGGTGCTCGAGGTCCTGGGCAGCGACTACGTGCGCGCCGCACGGGCCAAGGGCCTTCCGGCCATGCGCGTCATCCTCGACTACGTGCTCCGCGGTGCCTCGCTGCCGATCCTCACGATCGTCGGCGTCGCCTTCGGCTCACTGCTCTCCGGAACGGTCCTCGTCGAGTCGGTGTTCGCCTGGCCGGGCCTCGGCACCTACGCCTACAACTCGGCGGCCAACCTCGACCTCCCCGGCATCATGGGCGTCGGTCTCGTGGTCGGCGTCATCTACCTCCTCATCAACTTCGTCGTCGATCTCCTCTACGGCGTCCTGGACCCGAGAGTGAGGATCGCATGA
- a CDS encoding ABC transporter permease: MSRIAAASPAGRFRFRWPRAWRTPLGIIGTVIAGAWIIVAFTAQWWVPFGPNAQVLPRLQPPGIDTLLGTDGNGRDIFSRLMTGATVSLPLALMLVIAAMIIGTVIGALAGYFGGWLDETLMRITDLFMAFPTVILAMVVAASLGPSLFNAVIAAIVVSWPQYSRVTRSIVLSLRGQNYVIAGRLLGHSPLRTLFVDILPNIAGPVLVLATLDIGAAILLLSGLSFLGLGAQPPTAEWGSMISGAMQNFDAWWLGVFPGLAILTVVLAFNFLGDAMRDVLDPTAEVTHEKQAEHKASAGVSA; the protein is encoded by the coding sequence ATGAGCCGCATCGCCGCCGCATCCCCGGCCGGGCGCTTCCGCTTCCGCTGGCCCCGCGCCTGGCGCACACCGCTCGGCATCATCGGCACGGTCATCGCGGGTGCCTGGATCATCGTCGCCTTCACGGCGCAGTGGTGGGTGCCCTTCGGTCCGAACGCCCAGGTGCTGCCGCGACTGCAGCCCCCGGGCATCGACACACTCCTCGGCACCGACGGCAACGGCCGCGACATCTTCTCCCGGCTCATGACGGGCGCGACCGTGAGCCTCCCGCTCGCACTCATGCTCGTGATCGCCGCGATGATCATCGGCACCGTGATCGGCGCGCTCGCCGGATACTTCGGCGGATGGCTCGATGAGACCCTCATGCGCATCACCGACCTGTTCATGGCGTTCCCGACGGTTATCCTCGCGATGGTCGTCGCGGCATCCCTCGGCCCGTCCCTGTTCAACGCGGTGATCGCGGCGATCGTCGTCTCGTGGCCGCAGTACTCGCGCGTCACGCGCAGCATCGTGCTCAGCCTGCGCGGTCAGAACTACGTGATCGCCGGTCGCCTCTTGGGGCACTCCCCGCTGCGCACGCTTTTCGTCGACATCCTCCCGAACATCGCCGGCCCCGTCCTGGTGCTCGCGACGCTCGACATCGGCGCGGCGATCCTGCTCCTGTCCGGACTCTCCTTCCTCGGCCTCGGCGCCCAGCCGCCCACGGCGGAGTGGGGCTCCATGATCTCGGGCGCGATGCAGAACTTCGACGCCTGGTGGCTCGGCGTCTTCCCGGGCCTCGCGATCCTCACGGTCGTGCTGGCGTTCAACTTCCTCGGAGACGCGATGCGCGACGTGCTCGACCCGACCGCCGAGGTCACGCACGAGAAGCAGGCCGAGCACAAGGCCTCGGCGGGGGTGTCCGCATGA
- a CDS encoding ABC transporter ATP-binding protein: MTAGTVEARNATLSIRDLTIDIGRPLVRGVSLELLPGRIHGLAGESGSGKTLTSLAVLGLLPRQARTGGSITLAGEELVGLGRRALNRVRGKRIAMVFQDPSASLHPQLPVGRQLTDHMRVHLGLKGAAARARAIELLETVQVPNPTEALGRYPHQFSGGQRQRIAIACALACDPEVLLADEPTTALDVTVQAGILQLLRDLAIERNLAVLLVTHDLGVMSAIADEVAVMKDGRVVELADRETLFRDPQHEYTRTLLAALPGSKIADAELVERADAEITGEGDADE, translated from the coding sequence ATGACCGCCGGCACCGTCGAGGCCCGGAACGCGACGCTCAGCATCCGCGATCTCACGATCGACATCGGCCGTCCGCTCGTGCGCGGCGTCTCGCTCGAGCTGCTGCCCGGACGCATCCACGGCCTCGCCGGCGAATCGGGATCAGGCAAGACCCTGACCTCGCTCGCCGTGCTCGGGCTCCTGCCGCGACAGGCGCGCACCGGCGGATCGATCACCCTGGCGGGGGAGGAGCTGGTCGGCCTCGGCCGCCGCGCGCTCAACCGCGTGCGAGGCAAGCGCATCGCCATGGTCTTCCAGGACCCGTCGGCATCACTGCACCCGCAGCTGCCGGTCGGTCGGCAGCTCACCGACCACATGCGCGTGCACCTCGGGCTCAAGGGCGCGGCGGCGCGAGCGCGAGCGATCGAGCTGCTCGAGACCGTGCAGGTGCCGAATCCGACCGAGGCGCTGGGGCGCTACCCGCACCAGTTCTCCGGCGGACAGCGTCAGCGCATCGCGATCGCCTGCGCCCTGGCATGCGACCCCGAGGTGCTGCTGGCCGACGAGCCCACCACAGCACTCGACGTCACCGTGCAGGCCGGGATCCTGCAGCTGCTGCGCGACCTCGCGATCGAGCGGAACCTCGCGGTGCTGCTCGTCACGCACGACCTCGGCGTCATGAGCGCGATCGCCGATGAGGTCGCGGTGATGAAGGACGGCCGGGTCGTCGAGCTCGCCGACCGGGAGACGCTGTTCCGCGACCCCCAGCACGAGTACACGCGCACGCTGCTCGCGGCGCTCCCCGGATCGAAGATCGCGGATGCCGAGCTCGTCGAGCGAGCGGATGCCGAGATCACGGGTGAAGGGGATGCAGATGAGTGA
- a CDS encoding ATP-binding cassette domain-containing protein: protein MSEVAVLDAQDVVVRYPGNPPVIAVNGVSLQVAPGETVALVGESGSGKSSLARAVVGIEKTAAGTVLFRDAPVSPLGIRRRSTALTGIQMVFQDPSTSLNPRRRVGDQIADGIATARARGAEGSTVAEWLERVGLPADVASRFPHQFSGGQKQRIAIARALAARPSLLVADEPISALDASTQTSVAGLMRDLVAEAGAGMLFISHDLAVVRRIADRTFVMFAGRVLESGPTDQVWSAPQHPYTRALLAAIPEPDGAGRIPAAPSVGDREVWSEIPPVLN, encoded by the coding sequence ATGAGTGAGGTCGCCGTCCTCGACGCGCAGGACGTGGTCGTGCGCTACCCGGGCAACCCGCCCGTGATCGCGGTGAACGGGGTGTCGCTCCAGGTCGCGCCCGGCGAGACCGTGGCGCTCGTCGGCGAGTCCGGCAGCGGCAAGTCGAGCCTCGCGCGTGCCGTCGTCGGCATCGAGAAGACCGCGGCGGGAACCGTGCTCTTCCGCGACGCCCCCGTGTCGCCGCTCGGCATCCGCCGTCGGTCGACCGCGCTGACCGGCATCCAGATGGTGTTCCAGGACCCGTCGACCTCGCTGAACCCGCGTCGCCGCGTCGGCGACCAGATCGCCGACGGCATCGCGACCGCTCGCGCGCGCGGCGCCGAGGGGTCGACCGTGGCCGAGTGGCTGGAGCGCGTCGGCCTCCCCGCCGACGTCGCCTCGCGGTTCCCGCATCAGTTCTCCGGCGGGCAGAAGCAGCGCATCGCGATCGCCCGTGCGCTCGCGGCGCGTCCCTCGCTGCTCGTCGCCGACGAGCCGATCTCGGCGCTCGACGCCTCGACGCAGACCAGCGTGGCCGGCCTCATGCGGGACCTCGTGGCAGAGGCCGGAGCGGGGATGCTCTTCATCTCGCACGACCTCGCCGTGGTGCGACGCATCGCCGACCGCACCTTCGTGATGTTCGCCGGCCGCGTGCTGGAGTCGGGTCCGACCGATCAGGTGTGGTCGGCGCCGCAGCATCCGTACACCCGCGCGCTGCTCGCCGCGATCCCGGAGCCCGACGGCGCCGGACGCATCCCGGCAGCGCCCTCGGTGGGCGACCGCGAGGTGTGGTCGGAGATCCCGCCCGTCCTGAACTGA
- a CDS encoding RNA polymerase sigma factor, whose protein sequence is MTTDSEIVRRSRHEAAAFGELFERHARAVAGFASRRVGPDVAEDVLSETFLVAFRRRASFDLRVDSARPWLLGIATRVIHRHRASEAKQLRSLIAQQPERALPDDSDGLSDRLDASAALRELAPRVAALAKKDRDTLFLFAWGDLSYEETAQALGVPVGTVKSRLNRVRRLLAPARAADRTSINALHSSEVGYGHLG, encoded by the coding sequence GTGACTACTGATAGCGAGATCGTTCGACGATCGAGACACGAGGCGGCCGCGTTCGGCGAGCTGTTCGAGAGGCACGCCCGCGCCGTGGCGGGCTTCGCTTCTCGACGGGTCGGACCGGATGTCGCGGAAGACGTGCTCAGCGAGACGTTCCTCGTGGCGTTCCGCCGGCGCGCGAGCTTCGATCTCCGCGTCGATTCCGCGCGCCCGTGGCTGCTCGGCATCGCGACCCGGGTCATCCACCGACACCGCGCGAGCGAGGCCAAGCAGCTGCGGAGCCTGATCGCGCAGCAACCCGAGCGAGCGCTCCCCGACGACTCCGACGGTCTGTCGGACCGTCTCGACGCGAGTGCGGCGCTCCGGGAGCTGGCTCCTCGGGTCGCGGCACTGGCGAAAAAGGACCGCGACACCCTCTTCCTCTTCGCCTGGGGGGATCTGAGCTATGAGGAGACGGCGCAGGCTCTCGGCGTTCCGGTGGGAACCGTGAAGTCGCGCCTCAATCGCGTCCGTCGGCTGCTCGCGCCGGCGCGCGCGGCCGACCGGACATCAATCAACGCACTGCACTCATCGGAGGTCGGATATGGACATCTTGGATAG
- a CDS encoding iron-siderophore ABC transporter substrate-binding protein: MSFTRTRALTAFLAVAVAAAALTACAPAAENGGGTAPAADDGAFPVTVEHAYGETEISAQPQRVVTVGYTEQDTLWALGIEPVGVTEWYGGYDFASWPWADEARGDSEPEVLGTSDGLDFEAIALLDPDLIIGTNAGMTEEDFDRLSDIAPTIAHSGDYSMYFEPWDVQTLQIGKAVGRSEDAQKLVDDIDAQFAEAAEAHPEFAGASVVFLQNAIYDGAAIAYQDGLSTDFLTDLGFSIPSEIDAYAPEDESGGQAYIPVENLDVLNAADVLIWGTESDDDITALEGEAFVTAVEAMKRGSVVYTDGVTAGAIYFTSPLSLPYVIDALVPALADAIAGNGPARTAE, encoded by the coding sequence ATGTCCTTCACACGCACGAGGGCGCTCACCGCCTTCCTCGCCGTCGCCGTCGCCGCGGCGGCCCTCACCGCCTGCGCGCCCGCCGCTGAGAACGGCGGCGGTACGGCACCCGCAGCCGACGACGGGGCCTTCCCCGTCACGGTCGAGCACGCCTACGGCGAGACCGAGATCTCCGCGCAGCCCCAGCGAGTGGTCACGGTCGGCTACACCGAGCAGGACACGCTCTGGGCGCTGGGCATCGAGCCCGTCGGCGTCACCGAGTGGTACGGCGGATACGACTTCGCCTCGTGGCCGTGGGCGGACGAGGCCCGCGGCGACTCCGAGCCCGAGGTGCTCGGCACCAGCGACGGCCTGGACTTCGAGGCGATAGCGCTGCTCGACCCCGACCTCATCATCGGCACCAACGCCGGCATGACGGAAGAGGACTTCGACCGCCTGTCCGACATCGCGCCGACGATCGCGCACTCGGGCGACTACTCGATGTACTTCGAGCCGTGGGACGTGCAGACGCTGCAGATCGGCAAGGCCGTCGGCCGCTCGGAGGACGCGCAGAAGCTCGTCGACGACATCGACGCGCAGTTCGCCGAAGCCGCCGAGGCGCACCCCGAGTTCGCCGGCGCCTCGGTCGTGTTCCTGCAGAACGCGATCTACGACGGCGCGGCGATCGCCTACCAGGACGGTCTCAGCACCGACTTCCTCACCGACCTCGGCTTCTCGATCCCGTCGGAGATCGACGCCTACGCGCCGGAGGACGAGTCCGGTGGCCAGGCGTACATCCCGGTCGAGAACCTCGACGTGCTGAACGCGGCCGACGTGCTCATCTGGGGCACCGAGTCCGACGACGACATCACCGCCCTCGAGGGCGAGGCCTTCGTGACGGCGGTCGAGGCGATGAAGAGGGGCTCTGTGGTCTACACCGACGGCGTGACGGCCGGTGCGATCTACTTCACCTCGCCGCTGAGCCTTCCGTACGTGATCGACGCCCTCGTGCCGGCTCTCGCAGACGCCATCGCGGGGAACGGTCCCGCGCGCACCGCGGAGTGA
- a CDS encoding iron chelate uptake ABC transporter family permease subunit, producing the protein MTSPARTRRDPSRSSAGRIALVVVLATAALIVTAGIGLTVGTKLVGIDTVIDAIVRFDGSDLQLVVRESRIPRTVFGILVGLALGAAGAVMQGLTRNALADPGILGVNAGASVAVAVAVAALGIDDFPALMAAALAGALVATIGVVLLGAAGGGSPVTLVLAGVALAAVLGGVTTALVLLNPTAFLQMRSWESGALAGRDLSILTVAGPTIAVGLVLALAITRSLDVLALGDDTAAALGVRIGPLRTGAVASVTLLAGTATAVAGPVAFLGLAAPHIARGVVGSSQKAIVPLAAVIGAIVVVLGDVVGRVVIAPQEVPVGIVMAFVAAPFLIWIGRRKNPVQL; encoded by the coding sequence GTGACCTCTCCCGCACGCACACGACGCGATCCGTCCCGGTCATCCGCCGGGCGGATCGCGCTCGTCGTCGTGCTCGCCACCGCCGCGCTCATCGTGACGGCAGGCATCGGCCTCACCGTCGGCACCAAGCTCGTCGGCATCGACACCGTGATCGATGCGATCGTGCGCTTCGACGGCAGCGACCTGCAGCTCGTGGTGCGGGAGTCCCGCATCCCGCGCACGGTGTTCGGCATCCTCGTCGGTCTCGCCCTCGGCGCCGCGGGCGCCGTGATGCAGGGGCTCACCCGAAACGCGCTCGCCGACCCCGGCATCCTCGGGGTCAATGCGGGTGCCTCGGTCGCGGTCGCCGTCGCGGTCGCGGCGCTCGGGATCGACGACTTCCCGGCACTCATGGCCGCCGCGCTCGCCGGAGCGCTCGTCGCCACCATCGGCGTCGTCCTGCTGGGAGCGGCGGGCGGCGGCAGCCCGGTCACGCTCGTGCTGGCGGGCGTCGCCCTCGCGGCGGTGCTCGGCGGCGTGACCACGGCCCTCGTGCTGCTCAACCCGACCGCGTTCCTGCAGATGCGCAGCTGGGAGTCCGGCGCACTCGCCGGTCGCGACCTGTCGATCCTGACGGTCGCCGGCCCGACGATCGCCGTGGGACTCGTGCTCGCCCTCGCGATCACGAGGAGCCTCGACGTGCTCGCCCTGGGCGACGACACGGCCGCTGCCCTCGGAGTCAGGATCGGACCGCTGCGCACCGGCGCGGTGGCCTCGGTCACGCTCCTCGCCGGAACCGCGACCGCCGTCGCCGGACCCGTCGCGTTCCTCGGGCTCGCCGCACCCCACATCGCCCGAGGCGTCGTCGGCTCCTCGCAGAAGGCGATCGTGCCTCTCGCCGCCGTGATCGGCGCGATCGTCGTGGTGCTCGGCGATGTGGTCGGGCGCGTCGTCATCGCGCCGCAGGAGGTGCCGGTCGGCATCGTCATGGCCTTCGTCGCCGCGCCGTTCCTGATCTGGATCGGCCGCCGGAAGAACCCGGTGCAGCTGTGA
- a CDS encoding iron chelate uptake ABC transporter family permease subunit produces the protein MNASSRPGIRRLRRPLDRRARWAMGLLVVAVLASFLASLSIGDRVISPIRVIEALFETQGGVRMVVVDWRLPRALAALFFGAALALSGTVFQTITRNPLGSPDVIGLTTGAYTGALLIMTTGGSSGVAVSIAAVLGGFATAALVAALVAGRGALGYRIVIVGIGVSAVLAAVNAWMLLRARLEVAVSAAIWGAGSLNGVGWAQAIAPIIIVSALIVVLVLSRRGLWLIELGDDIGTSLGGRIALTKAGLVAIAVGLCAVVTAAIGPIAFVALAAPHLARLIVKNGPLHLVATALMGAVLLSLADIIGQNAFPGRALPVGVVTLVLGGVYLIFLVVRTARRRF, from the coding sequence GTGAACGCCTCGTCGCGGCCCGGCATCCGTCGCCTCCGTCGTCCGCTCGATCGACGCGCGCGCTGGGCGATGGGCCTCCTCGTCGTCGCCGTGCTGGCCTCGTTCCTCGCGAGCCTGTCGATCGGCGACCGCGTGATCTCTCCGATCCGTGTCATCGAGGCCCTGTTCGAGACGCAGGGGGGCGTGCGCATGGTCGTCGTCGACTGGCGGCTGCCCCGCGCGCTCGCCGCACTGTTCTTCGGCGCGGCCCTGGCACTGTCGGGCACCGTGTTCCAGACCATCACCCGCAACCCGCTCGGCAGTCCCGACGTGATCGGGCTCACCACCGGCGCCTACACCGGCGCCCTCCTCATCATGACCACCGGCGGCTCGTCGGGTGTCGCCGTGTCGATCGCCGCGGTCCTCGGCGGCTTCGCGACCGCGGCACTGGTCGCCGCGCTCGTCGCCGGCAGAGGCGCCCTCGGCTATCGCATCGTCATCGTCGGCATCGGGGTGAGCGCCGTGCTTGCGGCCGTGAACGCCTGGATGCTGCTGCGCGCCAGACTCGAGGTCGCCGTCTCCGCCGCCATCTGGGGTGCGGGATCGCTCAACGGCGTCGGGTGGGCGCAGGCGATCGCTCCGATCATCATCGTGTCAGCGCTGATCGTCGTCCTCGTGCTGTCGCGCCGCGGGCTCTGGCTCATCGAGCTGGGCGACGACATCGGCACGAGCCTCGGCGGACGGATCGCCCTCACGAAGGCGGGACTCGTCGCCATCGCGGTCGGTCTGTGCGCCGTCGTCACGGCCGCGATCGGCCCCATCGCCTTCGTCGCCCTCGCCGCGCCCCACCTGGCGAGGCTCATCGTGAAGAACGGCCCACTCCATCTCGTCGCCACGGCACTGATGGGAGCGGTACTGCTGTCGCTGGCCGACATCATCGGGCAGAACGCCTTCCCGGGGCGCGCGCTGCCCGTCGGCGTGGTGACTCTCGTGCTCGGCGGCGTCTACCTCATCTTCCTCGTCGTGCGCACGGCCCGGCGGCGCTTCTGA
- the rpsF gene encoding 30S ribosomal protein S6, with the protein MTHQYELMVILTPEIDERQVAPTLDKFLKVITNDGGSIDKVDIWGKRRLAYEIQKKNEGIYAVVNFTATSEATQELDRQLKLNEQIMRTKVLRSEEAQAMVAFEAKRTEEKAARKAAKAAKA; encoded by the coding sequence GTGACGCACCAGTACGAACTCATGGTCATTCTGACCCCCGAGATCGACGAGCGCCAGGTCGCACCTACGCTCGACAAGTTCCTGAAGGTCATCACCAACGATGGTGGCTCGATCGACAAGGTCGACATCTGGGGTAAGCGCCGTCTGGCCTACGAGATCCAGAAGAAGAACGAGGGCATCTACGCCGTCGTCAACTTCACCGCTACCAGCGAGGCCACGCAGGAGCTCGACCGTCAGCTGAAGCTGAACGAGCAGATCATGCGCACCAAGGTCCTCCGTTCGGAAGAAGCTCAGGCGATGGTCGCATTCGAGGCCAAGCGCACCGAAGAGAAGGCTGCCCGCAAGGCCGCCAAGGCTGCGAAGGCCTAA
- a CDS encoding single-stranded DNA-binding protein: protein MAGETVITVVGNLTADPELRYTQNGLPVANFTIASTPRNFDRAANEWKDGDALFLRASVWREFAEHVAGSLTKGMRVIAQGRLRQRSYQDREGNQRTAIELEVDEIGPSLRYATAQVTRAASTGGAGGAGGGQSRPAQQQVSEEPWSTPGSSTSADAWSTPGSFGDDTPF, encoded by the coding sequence ATGGCCGGCGAAACCGTCATCACCGTGGTGGGAAACCTCACGGCCGACCCCGAGCTGCGCTACACGCAGAACGGGCTGCCGGTGGCGAACTTCACCATCGCATCGACGCCTCGGAACTTCGACCGTGCCGCGAACGAGTGGAAGGACGGCGATGCGCTGTTCCTCCGTGCGTCCGTGTGGCGCGAGTTCGCCGAGCACGTGGCGGGCTCGCTGACGAAGGGCATGCGCGTCATCGCGCAGGGTCGCCTCCGTCAGCGCTCCTACCAGGACCGCGAGGGCAACCAGCGCACCGCGATCGAGCTGGAGGTCGACGAGATCGGCCCCTCGCTCCGGTACGCGACCGCGCAGGTCACCCGTGCGGCGTCGACCGGCGGTGCCGGTGGTGCCGGCGGCGGACAGTCCCGTCCCGCGCAGCAGCAGGTGTCGGAGGAGCCGTGGTCTACGCCCGGCTCGTCGACCAGCGCGGATGCCTGGAGCACTCCCGGCAGCTTCGGCGACGACACTCCCTTCTAA
- the rpsR gene encoding 30S ribosomal protein S18, whose translation MAGKSSGDRRKPRKGGKPTAPAKSIRVGVIDYKDVATLRKFVSERGKIRARRITGVSVQEQRLIATAIKNAREMALLPYAGAGR comes from the coding sequence ATGGCTGGAAAGTCGAGCGGCGACCGCCGCAAGCCGCGGAAGGGTGGCAAGCCCACCGCTCCCGCGAAGTCCATCCGGGTCGGTGTCATCGATTACAAGGATGTCGCCACCCTCCGCAAGTTCGTCTCGGAGCGCGGCAAGATCCGCGCCCGTCGTATCACCGGTGTCTCGGTGCAGGAGCAGCGTCTGATCGCCACGGCGATCAAGAACGCGCGCGAAATGGCGCTCCTGCCCTACGCTGGCGCCGGCCGGTAA